In a single window of the Raphanus sativus cultivar WK10039 chromosome 9, ASM80110v3, whole genome shotgun sequence genome:
- the LOC108846237 gene encoding thionin, whose protein sequence is MEGRNVILSVLIMSLVMAQNQVEGKSCCPGTTARNAYNICRLTGSSRKTCAKISGCKIVSGTTCPQGYLHEIIENSGDAVNEYCKLGCASSVCGGLTTLQDSDASEIVNGAVAQCTDTCAYFCTKGSAKAVETA, encoded by the exons ATGGAAGGCAGAAATGTGATTTTAAGTGTGCTCATAATGAGTCTTGTCATGGCGCAGAATCAAGTCGAAGGAAAGAGTTGTTGCCCGGGCACCACTGCCAGAAACGCATATAATATATGCCGTCTTACTGGATCCTCTAGGAAAACTTGTGCAAAAATCAGTGGATGCAAAATCGTTTCTGGGACAACATGTCCCCAGGGATATCTACATGAAATTATCGAAAACTCtg GTGATGCTGTCAATGAATACTGCAAGTTGGGGTGTGCATCCTCTGTGTGTGGTGGCTTAACCACTCTCCAGGACTCCG ATGCAAGTGAAATTGTGAATGGAGCGGTTGCACAATGCACCGACACATGTGCTTATTTCTGCACCAAGGGCTCAGCTAAAGCAGTTGAAACTGCCTAA